The Apodemus sylvaticus chromosome 18, mApoSyl1.1, whole genome shotgun sequence genome includes the window TAAGctgtaaattaaaaacaacacGCCCACCCGCCTTTTATGTATTCAGTGAAATGACAAATGGACGGACACATTGAAACAGATTAAGAATACTCCGTAGGAAAGCTGTGCTCCTTCAGCTGCCTGGTTTAAATTGGGTGGCCACTCATGGTCAACACAGCCTGACCTCCCATGGTATCAATTTTATTCAGAGGTTCAAgacatttttttggggggggggggattgtaaGAGCAGACTTGGAGCTGTCCATCTATCTAGGAGCTGTCTGTCTGGGAGCTGTAGATGACAAGTACAGACAGTGGGAAGCAGCTCATGAATGTCCTCAGTGGGCTCACACCCACTCAGGGATTCCAATGGGACCTTCAGACAGAAAAAAGCAAGGCGTAGGGCCAGTCTGGCCTCATGGACATTAATGGAGGTCATGGAGCACAGGCATGGTCCACTGTGGAAGGTGAATTTTCCCGCCTCAACCCCACCACTATCATTCATAAAATCTGCCTGCACCGAGCGCGCTGCTATTTTGGGGGCGATCCCGCTGAGGAGTCAGATAACCAGCAGAAGACCTGCAGGTAACCTTCCCACCAAAACAATGGGCCAGCGCAAACAGCAGTGAGGATCTAAAGAGCCAGGCTTAGTCTCCAAGGGAAGCTGATCCCACTGCGGTTTCACATCAAAGTCCTGGACATGCAAATCCTTTCTACACATGAGAGGGGTCAGAAAGAAACCACTGCACTGGGCTTGTCCTAGTCCCCTCCGCCGCTGGCCCCTCTCCCCCAGGAAGATTCCAATAGCTTTTCTCGCCAACCCTTCACTACGACATCTCTTCAGAGCTCTCTTCACACCAGCCTCTCAGTCCTGTCCCTCGCAGAGCAGATCTGTCTTGCATTGTGGGCGGTTCCAGGAATGAACCGGGGCCTCACCCAGGACCCCAGGTCAGCATCACTGAGTTACAACCCAGACCCACAAATCAAATCTCGACTGCTCTTTCCATTGGGTTTAGGTGACTGGAACCAAACATCAACGGCCTGTCTTTCCCCCACGGCACCTGTGGTAAAAGTGGTGAAATGCAGTGTCACGGGCTCCAGCCCACACCTCAGGGACTCAGGCAGGGCTGCGCTGGGTTTGGCCGCGTTTCCCCTGGTgaaccttctctccctccatcactTCTTTGGCTGAAGACGGAGGACACAGGGAGCAGATGGAGTCTGGAGGGAACGGACCTAAGACACAGGCTGACATTTTACTTTTAGACAAGTAAGAAATGAAAAAGTGTCCGTGACTGCTCCTTCGGTGAGATGTCCCCTTCAGGTCCGGACTTGGAATTTGCCGGCTTTCGTCATGTATTTTATGCCCTTAAAGGGTTTGTACTTTTCTCCGTACATATCCAGACGGTTCACTTTGAgtcctggagggagggagggagagagggaggaaaaggggagtAAGACACAAGTATcttccagcagcagcaggcagacagTGGTCTGCATTTGTGTCAGCGCACACAGCGGGGTGTGTGGAGGAGACTGTCTGACAGGCCTGTTCTTCCAGGCTGAGGTGGACAGCTCCGCAGTCTCCCTACATGCATTAACAGCAAAGGTTACGTCAGCAGCGGCTCTCCTGGGGAAAGCTGTCTTCTCCGTGGAGAGCAGAGAGGCAAGCAGACTGCAGGGAGGGTGAGACAAATTTATATGGGGTTTTGCTCAAGTTGTTCGACTGACTGACTCATAACGGAATTCATTAGTAATAAAAGGACATGAACGGATCGATGAGGGCTTCCTAAATACTCTTGCCCAACTGAACAGAAATGAGTTTGCCGATAGCTTTAGGGCCCATTAAGAGGTTTAGGAGACAGAGCCTATCATTTAATTTAATCACCTAAGTTAAAGAGTCTTTcaagtaaagaaaaacaagaatgttCTCTAGAGAAAAAGCCCATTTCTTTCTAAGGCTTTCAGAAGGCCATTCTAAAAGTTAAATGAGAAGAAAACGTGTTTTAGGAGATGCCAGGTCGTACCCAGCAAatggtttctgttttttctttcctggtgAAGACTGGCCATCTCTAACGACGgtgctggatgtggtggcacacgcctgtaatcccagcacttgggagggagaggcaggcggatttctgagttcgaggccagcctggtctacagagtgagctccaggacagccagggctacacagagaaaccatgactcaaacaaacaaacaaacaaacaaacaaaaaaaccaagacagTGCCAGTAAACAGCAAGTCTGCTGAACCTAGGGGCAACAGGGGCTTATTTCCTCCCATATCTGGTGAATAATGGAGAAGTACCCTAACACAGAAAATCTTGGCAGCTCAAACTGACAACTCTCCATGATCCAGCAATGGCCTGTGGAGACCCCAGTCAGCCCATTTCTCATTGGTGTCCCAGATGTTTTGTCTCAGTGTCTTCATGGCCGCTTCTAAATCATCTGTGTCCTTTTCCCAGGAATGTACCGGGAAAGAGCTTACTGATGATTCCGTATTGGGTAATAAAACCAGACCCAGTAGCCCAGCTTCAGGTAGACCCAGGATGACACTGAGGCCTGGCCCTGGCAGGAGAGAGTCTTTTCCACTCCTTTCAAAACCACCCAAGAAGTGCTACTCACCAGAAATAGCCAGCTGCTGGATCTTAAACTGCAGGTTAATTGTAGGGTTCTCATCTGGTTTCGAAGCTCCGACCTGGAGACCCATGGTCCCCTTCAAACTTGGCAGCTTCTGCGGGTTTATCTTTCCTACATCCCAAGACAGCATCTCGGAAGGAAACATAAAGACAGTGGGTTTCCCCTACAACCACAGCAGTGCCTCATCCGTGCTCAGTACTACAACCTCGAGGCGTCCGTCTGCCTTCCATACTGTGAGCCACCTCTGACGGGAGGAGGGGGCTCCACGGAGAACCTTGTGTCAGAAAGAGTCGCCTTCCGCCGCATGCAGCCTGTGCTGAGGGCGATTCACATGCCCAGTCCCCTACCTTTGTCACGGGGTCAAACGTGTGTGTCCCCTGAGATGGAGTGAGGCTCATATTCAGGACTCCTTTGGGCATCTGGCTGGTTACGGTCACACCCTCTATGGTCTTCCCCAGGGTCTGCTTGGGTCCCACTGTGATCTCAAAGCGTCCAAGTGAACTACTGTCCCGGAAGCTGATGCTATGCTTGACATAGACTGGAATCGCAACAAGGCTGCAAAAGAGACAAAATAccctcttcaaaaagaaaaaacaccaccggggcctggagagatggctcagccattaggaCCACCTGCTGTCCTCGTAAAGGACCCaggactccagccccaggggatcagacactctctgctggcctctacaggcaccaggcatacatgtggcacacatacatacacataagcgaaacacgcatatacacacaataaaataaatacatctaaaacaaACCGGGGAGAAGAAAACaccctgtggggctggagagccaGAGCACCAGTTAGgatttctgctcttgcagagaccgaggtttgattcccagcagccgCATGGACGCACACAagaattccagttctaggggatctgacaccctcctctggccttcagAGCAACAAGTCATGTatgcagtgcacatacatacatgcagccaaacaCTTATACACAGATAGCAggtaaagaaacttttaaaaaataaacaaccaccTTTACTATTCTCTTGATACCTTTTTTCACTTATTAGAGATtaccttaatttttaaatgtattggtgtgtgtttatgagtgtgtgtgtgtgtgtgtgtgtgtgtgtgtgtgtgtatgagagaaaaagagagagaggaaaaggaagagagaagggggagagggagatgttTACACATGGATACTGATGTCCTCTGGCTTCACAGAGGTTGGATAACTTGCCTGGTCAGATCTCTAAGGAGAGGTTTAAGTTGGGGGGATTCGACTCCGGCACACAGACTCAAGTCACCGGGTGTGAGGCTTTGGCCCAGAGTCCTTAGGATCCCAACTCCACTCAAGTCTCCATACCTTCTACAAAACGGAGACTCCAAATAAGGACGCATGTGAGACCAAGACTCACTGCATGGGAGTCTTTCAGAGCATGACCAAATGCTTTCTGGAGGCCAAGGATACACTGAAATTCTAAGAAAAGAGTTCTTCTTTTGAAGGTAGCAACAATGTAACAACAGCAGCGGCTGTGCTGATCGCCCAGGAGGagactgctgtgagttcaaagccagcctaggctttCATGGACTCAGCAGACACCACTGTGAAGGCAATGGCAGCCTCAGTGACCATTCAGTTAAGCATGGTGCACACAGTCCTCACAGAACGACACACACTATCCCCAGAAAAGACACAGACGAGGAGGGGGAAAGCAGCTCCCTGCACTGGCACAGCTAGCGACCTAAGGAGCTGGAACCTGGAGCCCCGTGTCTGATCGCTACAGACAGAGCTTCTGCAGACTCGGACTCCACTCCTGGTGGCTGCTTACTTCTGTGCACTGACGTGGTAGGCCAGCAGGCGGAAGTTGCCATCAGGAGGGATGAAGGAGAGGATGCGCTCAGATTCCCAGCGCTTGAACCGGACACAGGGGTGGAAGCTAACGTCGTCCAGCAACCTGGGGTTCTGCAGAGCCAGGCAGGGAGAACAAAAGGTGTGGGGTAAGTGCCCGGGTCTCCTGTGAGAAGCAACGCAGATGACATTTTCACTGAGCACACACACGGTTCCCAGGCCTGGTGCAGGCCTCGTGGCCGCCATGATGACTGCTTGTGCTAGCTCACCCTTTCCAGAAACACTTCCTTTCCCACGCCAAGAGGGGGAGCAACAGCTCTGGGCATTACCATGAAGGACAGGGTGAGGTCCGGCATCCcggtcagcttgacacaggcgtCAATCACCCCCTGGATCTCAGCGGTGACCGTGGAAcctaagaggaaaaagaagaggaccTCTGTGGACCCGCAAGTCTCATCCAGCTGccctctctgtctgtccttccctcctGCCCGCCTCTCTCCTGTCTAACCACCGCGTCACTTATCCCTCCATCAGGCCAGCGTCCGAGCTCAAGTCTATGAACGCCAACCGAAgcatggagacagagagatgttCTAGAAGGGTTTTCCATGGAGTGCCAGTCACAGAGCGCCAGCAACTTAACTGGTCATTCAGAGGATTTGTTCAAAGAAGCTGACCTCTAGGGGCTCAGCGGCCAAGGCCCGGGTAGGCCGTAGTCCTCACCCAGCAGTTCTCCCTCTCCAAGcaatcctccctctcctcttcctcccttcctccctccctccgtctctttcacccctcttcctcctctcttctcctggctccctccctatccacctccctccctctatctctccctctctcttccctccttccctctccccttctctctgccccttctttctttcctccctctctccccctccctc containing:
- the Ap3m2 gene encoding AP-3 complex subunit mu-2, with the translated sequence MIHSLFLINSSGDIFLEKHWKSVVSRSVCDYFFEAQERATEAENVPPVIPTPHHYLLSVYRHKIFFVAVIQTEVPPLFVIEFLHRVVDTFQDYFGVCSEPVIKDNVVVVYEVLEEMLDNGFPLATESNILKELIKPPTILRTVVNTITGSTNVGDQLPTGQLSVVPWRRTGVKYTNNEAYFDVVEEIDAIIDKSGSTVTAEIQGVIDACVKLTGMPDLTLSFMNPRLLDDVSFHPCVRFKRWESERILSFIPPDGNFRLLAYHVSAQNLVAIPVYVKHSISFRDSSSLGRFEITVGPKQTLGKTIEGVTVTSQMPKGVLNMSLTPSQGTHTFDPVTKMLSWDVGKINPQKLPSLKGTMGLQVGASKPDENPTINLQFKIQQLAISGLKVNRLDMYGEKYKPFKGIKYMTKAGKFQVRT